TCAGCCACCTACCGCACGCCCCGCGTGACAGTCATCACGCGTtcccgcagttgccatggtccGGACCCTCTTCAATGTCCGTTTACCCGCAGTTGtcatggttgctcaactgcagttgccatctcaggtcaagtgccagatgccattttggacaactgcagctgttgccatgtatggtctggtttactatagttgccatgatttgaaaactttagaggttgccacctactaacactaagcagttgccatgtatggtctggtagTAGTTTACTatagttgccatgatttgaaaaccttaggagttgccacctactaacactaaaCAGTTGCCGTGTAGCGCTACAAAGAGACATGGCAAAacaacatgttcgggtaaaagagagagttgccatctgcttacaagcacactagggcagttgccgtgtaccctgcaaaacacatggcaactgacatgttcgggtaaaaaaagagagttgccatctgcttgcaagcacactagggcagttgtcatgtacactgcaaaacgcatggcaactggcagtttgggtgtgggagaggagacgggcgtgtgggcgagatggcaaatgcccacacaccagcccttgTGCGTGAGTGAAAACtggcgtgtgggcgaactgcCAAACATCCACACACCGGCCCCTCCGTGTGGGCGACCGGgtgaatgcccacacaccagcccatTCCTACGTGGCACCACAAACATGCCAAGATTCGTGCATCCACAAACGGACGCGGATCCACGCGTGTGGGCGAGAtgcaaacgcccacacgtgtgggcgttagtgtttccGTAAAATATTCTacatatatataaaaaaacacTCTTCGAAacacatttaaaaaatgttaaacaagtatttgaaaaatattgaaaAAGTATTATAAAATGTTGAAcacgaatttgaaaaatattgaacaagtatttgaaaatgttgaataagtattaaaaatgttgaataagtattaaaaatgttgaataaTTATTTGacaaatgttgaataagtattaaaaaaatttgaatgagtatttgaaaaaatgttgaacgagtatttcaaaatgttgaataagtattagaAATATTGAAGAAGTATTTGAAAATGCTGAATAACTATTAGAAAATGctaaacaagtatttgaaaaatgtagaacatgtatttgaaaaaagttgaacaagtatttaaaaataTTGAATAAGCGTTCGAACAATATTGGATGTGTATACAAAATTTTTTAATCACTTTCtaacatttaaaaaatgttgatcacTTTCTTTGTGGCTGGGCTGGGCTGGGCCGGGCTGGTACTTGGGAGACGATCAGAAGAAGTGCATAGAGCAGGGAAAACCCTCGTTCGCCCATTCCGCTCCTCTCGCCCCAAACCGCTCCCATCCGACGCCTTCCCAtggcctccgccgccgccgccgccgccgcccgggcgAACAGCCTCTCCcgcatcttctcctcctcctcgccaacGGTAAAACTACCCAAGCATCCCGAGAACAAGCGCGCGccggcgccgacgccgacgccgaaacCGCCCGCCGCCGATGCTGACTCCATCGCGGGCCAGAAGCTCCCGAAGCCCCTCGGCGAACAGCCCGCCGCCAAAGCTGAGTCCGACGCGGACCACAAGCTCCCGAAGCCCCTTGACGATATCCTCATTGCCCTCATCCGGCAGCGCGACCCTGATACGCTGGTCTCCGAGTTCGTCCAAGCGTCAACCGTGTCGTCGCGCTTCCGCGAGTGGCACCGCGTGTACGATGTAGCGGTAAGCCGCCTCACTTCCTTTGGCCGCCAAGACGGCATCGAGGCCATCATCGAAGCGCAGAAGCCCTTCCTCGAGACCTCAAACGAGGGGTTCGCCACGCGCCTCATCCGCCTCTACGGCCGTGCCTCCATGCCATCCCACGCTGCCGCAACCTTCCATGAACTTCCCACGCAGCATAAATCCACCATGACATTCAACGCCCTTCTTGCAGCGTATGCAGAAGCCGGGGATTTCGACGGGCTCACTGCTGTATTCCAGGAGATCCCAGCCACCCACCCCTCGATTGTTCCCAGCGTATACTCTTATAACATACTCATCCGCGCATTGTGCCAGAAGCCTGACCTCTCAGCTGCTCTTGACGTTGTTCTTctcatggagaagcacggtgttTCAGCTGACAATGTTACTTTCAACACGCTGTTGAATGGGTTTTCTAACAATGGCCCCACGGATGAAGCAGAAATAGTATGGGAGATGATGAAGGAGAGGAATTTGGAGCCAGATGCAAAGTGCTACAATGCCAAGCTGCGGGGTTGGGTTGCAGAAGGGAGGATTGATGATGCAGCTGCTGTGCTTGAGAGGTTGGAGAAGGACGGGCCAAAACCCGATACAGTATCCTACAATGAGTTGATTCGAGGATATTTGAAAGCAGGGAGGTTACAGGAGGCCAAGAAGCTGTATGATGATTTGGTAAAAAATCACTGTGCCACAAATAAGGGAACATATGAGACTCTCGTGCCACACCTTCTGCAGGCTGGAGACCTGGATTGTGCACTAAGGTACTGCTATGAAATGTTTAGTCGTAAAAGGGGCTGTAGAGTGGAGTGTGGTGTGCTGCAGGATGTAGTGAATGCATTGGTAGATGCATCGAGGGTGGAGGAGGCTGCCAAGCTTGTTGATATCGGGCGGAAGAAGTACTACTACTTACGAAAGGGTTTGAGGATGCGAGGTAGTGGAAAAGGCAGTGAATTAAGAGCTGAAACTGATGAGTAAGAAGCAATATCAGAAGAAAAGGAGTGTGAAGTGGAACATGAGACTGAAAAGTAAAATTCATTGGTCAGGCTTTGACTGATGCATGCCAAATTTCACCATGACTTGTTTTACTCAGTTTCTCTGTTTGCATGATAGAACAAGAAGTGCAAGTTAAAGTAGTGGTTTAACTAGTTTAATAAGGTATTGGTTTAGCTTGCCCTGTGATGTAATACTTGTTGAAAATCTTTTTATCCATTTTAGAAGAGATCCACAGGAAGTCTTTATTCTTATCTGCAATGTCTTGCTTGTGCTGATTTTTCTTGTTGCATCAAATTCCTTGTATGAATGTAATATTTGTGTTTGGAAACATCCTCCAAGAGTTGTGTACTTTATGGATACTTCTATTTTCTAGACATTGATGATTCAACTGTTAGCTCTGTGATGAAGATAAACACACATACCTCCCACTTTGTTGATTCTTACTTTTTATTATAGTATTTCTCTTCAAAGCATGgacaatgcaaatgttatgacaTACATGAAGTTAAAAGGCCTTTGATCAATGATTAGCTTCGATAGGAGTTTGTCAGGTTACTAGTTTGCCAAACTAGGGGTCAATAGTTGTACTATTTTCATTTGCTGTAGTGACCTTTGTTTTTCACTTTTTTTGAACTGATCTTCATATCTGGTCATATAGTGAGCTAGTAGAGTTGTAAACCGAACAAGGAAGAACTGTATGAATTAGGATAGTAGGTGAAGTGCTGTTTTCTCACAATTCGGATTCTTGCTTTCTAAGAAGATTGTAGGAGCTGACCTCCTTTAATTACGAGAATATACACAGAATGCACTTCAGCATTTACCATATTTACTCATTTGAATAAAGGCTGTGTTTTTGTGATGAAATTGACTTCAGTATGAAACTGCTAGGCTTTGAGACTATCCTCAAAATTGTTCCGAGAGTTCAAACTATGAAAAATTAAGCATGTAATCAAATAAACAATTGTTTTGTGGTTTTATTAAAAATACCGATAGTGTTGTCAAATGTCAGGACTAgaattatgtactccctccgttcggaattacttgtcgcagaaatggatctatctagacgtattttagttctagatacatccatttccgagacaagtaattccgaacggagggagtattatgtaTTACCTGTACAACTCCAGCAATGTTACTCTTTGTGCTTTTCTTCTAATTAGAGGTAGTGAGCCACCCCAGGTTCGAGCCTTGGTGGGTTGACAGGTTGATACTGCACGATCAGTGCTGTGCTTTCCATTTGTTCATGTCAAACTTACCATATCTGGCAGCAGATTAGCAGATTGTTACTTTCTGTGTACTGTTCTGTTCTGGAATTTTAAAAATTCACAAAAacgtgattttgatctgaattttttacacaagattgatatacaaatttcccagattttcctaattttttagaatgtatggagttacagaagtatacgaagtttccaGATTGCTACGGattgttctgttttagacagattctattttctatgtgttgtttgcttattttgatgaatctatgggtagtatcaaggtatatgaaccatggagaagttataatacagtagatataacaccaatataaatttggaatgagttcacaacagtacctaagtggtgatttgtttttattatattaacggagctcatgagttttctgttgagttttgtgttgtgaagttttcaagttttgactaaggttttgatggactatggaataaggagtggcaaaagcctaagcttggggatgcccaaggcaccccaagcaaatattcaaggacaaccaagcatataagtttggggatgccccagatggcatcccctcttttgtcttcaattCATCGGTAaaattacttgaggctatatttttattcaccacatgatatgtgttttgcttggagcgtcttgtattacatgagtctttactttttagtttgccataatcatccttgttgtacacaccttttgagagggacacacattaatcgtgaatttattagaatactgtatgtacttcacttatatcttttgagctaggtagtagctctggtgcttcacttatatctttttagagcacgacaaTGATTTTATTTtaaagaaattgatgaactctcatggttcacttatattattttaagagtcttaaaaatagtatggcaattttcttaggttatgaatttggtCGAAATATCatgggtattcaagagggatataataaaaactttcatgtagatcattgaatatatgagaagtttaaTTCCTTacaattgttttgagatataaagatggtgatattagagtcatgctagttggtaATTGTGGCTTaatagaaatacttgtgttaaggtttgtgcacgtatggtctctcgttatgtgatgaagttggagcatgaattattttttattgtcttccttatgagtggcggtcggggacgagctatgggattttcctaccaatctacccccctaggagcatgcatattAGTACTATGTTTCAAGGGCTAATAAATTTCTGCAgcaagtatgtgagttctttatgactaatgttgagtccatggattatacgcactctcactcTTCCACCATTgatagcctctctagtaccgcgcaacttccgccggtgcattaaacccaccatataccttcctcaaaatagccaccatacctacctattatggacattccatagccattctgagatatattgccatgcaacttccaccgttccgtttattatgacatataccatcattgtcatattgctctgCATGATCATATaattgacatagtatttgtggcttggccatcattcatattttttatacatgtcacgctagatcattgcacattccggtacaccaccggaggcattcatatagagtcatatttttgttctagtatcgagttgtaagtcaATAGAAGtctgatgatcatcattattagagcattgtcccatgtgtggaaaggatgatggaggctatgattTCCCCCCACAAGTCtggatgagactccagacttagaataaaaagaggccaaagatcccaaaataaaaaaagaggccaaagagcccaaaaaagagaaaaaatgattttttttttaaaaaaacgagagaaaaagagagaagggacaatgttactacccttttccgcacttgtgcttcaaaatagcaccatgatcttcatgatagagagtctcctatgttgtcactttcatatattactAGCGGGAATTTTACaatatagaacttggcttgtatattccaatgaggGACTTCCTgaaatttccctaggtcttcgtgagcaagcgagttggatgcacacccacttagttttctttcgagctttcatacacttatagctctagtgcatccgttgcatggcaatccctactcacttgcaccaatatcaattgatgggcatctccatagcctattaaTTTGCCTAGTTGGTGTGAGAatttctttctcctttttgtctactaccaccttctattccacccatagtgctatatccatgactcacgctcatgtattgcgtgaaagttggaAAAGCTttagaacatcaaaagtatgaaacagttgcttggcttgtcattggggttgtgcatgataaatactttgtgtgatgaagatagagcatgataacactatatgattttatagggataactttctttagccatgatattttgaaaagccatgattgctttattagtatgcttgaagtattattgtttttatgtcaatattaaacttctgttttgaatcttatggatctgaatattcatgccacaataagaaagattacttgataaacatgttaggtagcattccacataaaaattatgtttttatcatttacctactcgaggacgagcaggaattaagcttggggatgcttcatacgtctccaacatatctataatttttttattgtcccatgctattatattatcgatcttggatgttttatatgtattaatatgctattttatatcatttttgtgactaaactattaacctagtgcctagtgctagttgctgttttttccttgtttttgtcttttacagaaaatcaataccaaacggagtccaaacggaatgaaactttttgagaatttttcttggaccagaaaacaaccacgaagcttcgggaggaggccacaATAGCCACGAGAGGGCCATAAGCCCTAGAGGCGCCCTAGGGGGgccgcccccaggcttgtgggcccctcgggactcccctaaccctaattccagctctataaataccaaaaTATTCCTCGTACACCAgggggcacaccaaaaatacttttccgccgccgcaagcttctgttctcgtgagatcccatcttggggccttttctggtactctaccagagggggattcgatcacggagggcctgtACACCAACCTTGCtacccttccgatgatgtgtgagtagtttaccacaaacctaccggtccatagctagtagctagatggcttcttctctctctttgatcttcaatacaatgttctcctcgatgttcttggagctctatttgatgtaatctttttttttgcggtgtgtttgttgagatcccaTGAATTATGAATTTATGattagattat
The Aegilops tauschii subsp. strangulata cultivar AL8/78 chromosome 3, Aet v6.0, whole genome shotgun sequence genome window above contains:
- the LOC109760265 gene encoding uncharacterized protein, translated to MASAAAAAAARANSLSRIFSSSSPTVKLPKHPENKRAPAPTPTPKPPAADADSIAGQKLPKPLGEQPAAKAESDADHKLPKPLDDILIALIRQRDPDTLVSEFVQASTVSSRFREWHRVYDVAVSRLTSFGRQDGIEAIIEAQKPFLETSNEGFATRLIRLYGRASMPSHAAATFHELPTQHKSTMTFNALLAAYAEAGDFDGLTAVFQEIPATHPSIVPSVYSYNILIRALCQKPDLSAALDVVLLMEKHGVSADNVTFNTLLNGFSNNGPTDEAEIVWEMMKERNLEPDAKCYNAKLRGWVAEGRIDDAAAVLERLEKDGPKPDTVSYNELIRGYLKAGRLQEAKKLYDDLVKNHCATNKGTYETLVPHLLQAGDLDCALRYCYEMFSRKRGCRVECGVLQDVVNALVDASRVEEAAKLVDIGRKKYYYLRKGLRMRGSGKGSELRAETDE